The Pyxidicoccus sp. MSG2 DNA segment GGCCATCTCCCGCTGGCACGTCTCCGGGTCCGACAGCGGCATCATCCCGTCACGCGGCGCCCCGCCTCCGCCCCCGCTCATCAGCTCGGCGAAGCTCCGGTAGAACACGTTCATCGCGGGCGAGCGCTCCAGCGGAATCCAGCTCGACACGACGGCGCGGCCTCCGGGGACGAGCACGCGCAGCAGCTCGCGGAAGCCTCGCGGACGGTCGGGGAAGAACATCAGCCCGAACATCGAGAACGCCGCGTCGAACGTCCCATCCGGCAGCGCCAGCGCCATGCCATCCCCGATGAGCGACTCGACCGCCAGCCCCTCCGCCGCCACGCGCTCGCGCAGCACCGAAATCATCCGGGGCGCGAAGTCCACCGCCGTCACCCGCGCGCCTCCCCGCGCGGCGATGAGCGCCAGCGTCCCGGGCCCGGCCGCCACGTCCACCACGCGAGAGCCCCGTCCCACCGCCGCCCGTGCGAGCGCGTCACGGGCGAAGTTCTCGAACACGGGCTGCAGCTCGCGCACGTACTCCGGCACGACGAGGTCCCAGGCTTCGGGGACGGCGAGAGGCGACGTGGTCGACGACATGGGAAAGGTTTCTCCAGGAAGGGGCTGCGCGGACTTCGACACCACGGGTCACCGCAGGACGCTCACCACGCCCTCGGGCAGCGGAGTGCCCGCCGGCCACAGGACATACGTGGCATGGCGCGAGTGACGCCAGGCCCGCCAGAGCTGCTCTCGCTTGTACGTCACCTCCACCGTCTCGTTCGTCTTGAAGGCGGGGTCGTTGCACACCACGTCCCCTTCCGGCGTGAAGCCCTTCACCACGATGAGGTGCCCGTCCGAGCGGCGCACGGGAGAGCCGGCCAGCGTCCCCTCCTCGTACGCGATGCT contains these protein-coding regions:
- a CDS encoding class I SAM-dependent methyltransferase, whose amino-acid sequence is MSSTTSPLAVPEAWDLVVPEYVRELQPVFENFARDALARAAVGRGSRVVDVAAGPGTLALIAARGGARVTAVDFAPRMISVLRERVAAEGLAVESLIGDGMALALPDGTFDAAFSMFGLMFFPDRPRGFRELLRVLVPGGRAVVSSWIPLERSPAMNVFYRSFAELMSGGGGGAPRDGMMPLSDPETCQREMAGAGFVDVSVHEVSARVDYASTAALVDAMVRSAAPIVLARRALGEKWGGVERALLDKVSSELGTGPQVGLFNAYLTVGSRK